One region of Citrus sinensis cultivar Valencia sweet orange chromosome 6, DVS_A1.0, whole genome shotgun sequence genomic DNA includes:
- the LOC102625074 gene encoding trans-cinnamate:CoA ligase, peroxisomal-like, producing MDKLSKCEANYVPLSPLTFLKRAAAVYGNRTSIIYEGARFNWLQTYDRCRRLASSLRSLNMPKHSVVSVLAPNIPAMYEMHFAVPMAEAVLNTINVRLDAKNVASILRHSEAKVFFVDCQYVQLAREALKLYFVEDRDAAGPRVILIDDIDSPTGIRFGEFEYEQFVQMGDPRFLPEEIHDEWDPITLNYTSGTTSAPKGVVYSHRGAYLSTLSLILGWEMGSAPVYLWSLPMFHCNGWTFTWGVAARGGTNVCLRNTTAYDMYRNISQHRVTHMCCAPIVFNILLQAKPEERKEIASPVQILTGGAPPPASLLEEIELLGFHVTHAYGLTEATGPALVCEWQSSWNQLPKPDQAKLKARQGISILTLADVDVKNLDTMSSVPRDGKTMGEIVLRGSSIMKGYLKNEEATTESFKNGWFRTGDVGVIHPDGYLEIKDRSKDVIISGGENISSVELENVLFRHPRVLEAAVVAMPHPQWGESPCAFISVKTNSAGKTDDVNEADILSYCRENLSRFMVPKKVVILPELPKTSTGKIQKFQLRALANNFAVSKDHNAQSRAQILAMSRL from the exons ATGGATAAGCTTTCAAAGTGTGAAGCAAACTACGTCCCTTTATCTCCTTTAACATTCTTGAAGAGAGCCGCCGCGGTTTATGGGAATCGTACCTCTATTATTTACGAAGGCGCCCGTTTCAATTGGCTTCAAACTTACGACCGTTGTCGCCGCCTTGCCTCTTCCCTCCGCTCTTTGAACATGCCCAAACACAGCGTT GTGTCGGTGCTGGCTCCTAACATTCCAGCCATGTACGAGATGCATTTTGCGGTGCCGATGGCCGAGGCAGTGCTGAACACCATCAACGTCAGGCTTGATGCGAAAAACGTAGCTTCAATTCTGCGTCACTCGGAGGCAAAAGTCTTCTTTGTGGACTGCCAGTACGTGCAATTAGCACGGGAAGCACTCAAGTTATATTTCGTCGAAGACAGAGATGCAGCAGGGCCTCGAGTGATCCTCATCGATGACATTGACTCCCCCACGGGAATCCGCTTCGGCGAGTTCGAGTACGAACAATTTGTCCAAATGGGCGATCCAAGATTTCTCCCTGAAGAAATCCACGATGAGTGGGATCCCATCACTTTGAATTACACGTCAGGTACCACATCTGCTCCCAAAGGGGTTGTGTACAGCCACAGGGGCGCTTACCTGAGCACCCTCAGCCTCATCTTGGGCTGGGAAATGGGCAGTGCGCCTGTTTACCTGTGGTCCCTCCCGATGTTCCATTGCAACGGATGGACTTTTACATGGGGCGTCGCTGCACGCGGTGGAACCAACGTCTGTCTCCGCAACACGACAGCGTACGACATGTACCGCAACATTTCTCAACACAGAGTCACCCACATGTGCTGTGCGCCGATCGTCTTCAACATACTCCTCCAGGCCAAACCGGAGGAGCGGAAAGAAATTGCTTCACCGGTGCAGATCCTCACCGGCGGCGCACCTCCTCCGGCCTCACTGTTGGAGGAAATCGAACTACTCGGTTTCCACGTCACACACGCTTACGGACTCACCGAGGCCACGGGGCCAGCACTGGTGTGCGAGTGGCAGTCAAGTTGGAACCAGCTGCCGAAACCTGACCAGGCAAAACTCAAGGCCCGTCAGGGGATCAGCATACTCACTCTCGCTGACGTGGATGTGAAAAATCTGGACACTATGAGTAGTGTCCCTAGAGACGGCAAGACAATGGGAGAAATTGTTCTGCGAGGAAGCAGTATAATGAAAGGGTATTTGAAAAACGAAGAAGCAACTACAGAGTCATTCAAAAACGGATGGTTCCGTACGGGAGACGTTGGTGTGATTCATCCTGACGGGTACCTGGAAATCAAGGACAGATCTAAGGATGTGATCATATCCGGCGGTGAAAATATTAGCAGCGTGGAACTGGAAAATGTCTTGTTCAGACACCCGAGAGTACTCGAAGCTGCTGTCGTTGCAATGCCACACCCTCAATGGGGGGAAAGCCCCTGTGCGTTCATTTCGGTCAAGACCAATTCCGCTGGTAAAACTGATGATGTTAATGAAGCTGACATCCTTTCTTACTGCCGTGAAAATCTTTCCCGTTTTATGGTACCAAAGAAAGTAGTAATTTTACCGGAGTTGCCCAAGACTTCTACGGGCAAGATTCAGAAATTTCAGCTACGGGCTTTGGCCAATAATTTTGCTGTCTCGAAGGATCACAATGCTCAGTCTCGGGCACAGATTCTTGCTATGTCTCGTCTTTGA